The Streptomyces sp. P9-A4 genome contains a region encoding:
- a CDS encoding ATP-binding cassette domain-containing protein, which yields MRLERVGRRHGLRGPWVLREVGLDLPAGALVRVVGGNGGGKSTLLRLVAGADAPTEGRITGRPDRTAYVPERFPVALLFTAVDYLVHLGRVQGLGRGAARAGAGEWLERFGAAGHARTAMAELSKGTSQKVAVAQALLAAPALLVLDEAWTGLDTGARAELDTAVRERLAAGATVVFVDHDPRRLTGEADAVYAVGEGRVRVREAGDVQAIGAGATGGVRAARRGSDAPEARRDWASPESRRDWASPESRRDSASPEAASLRPPVLITVSGGRALPGRLPGGPSTAPGPDGTTVLTVDAAHSDALLGVLLAASWHVHHLGTEGVRV from the coding sequence TTGAGGCTGGAGCGGGTCGGGCGCCGCCACGGCCTCCGGGGGCCGTGGGTGCTCCGCGAGGTGGGCCTCGACCTGCCCGCCGGGGCCCTCGTCCGGGTCGTCGGCGGCAACGGCGGCGGCAAGTCCACGCTGCTGCGGCTGGTCGCCGGGGCCGACGCGCCCACCGAGGGCCGGATCACCGGCCGGCCGGACCGTACCGCGTACGTCCCCGAACGCTTCCCGGTCGCCCTGCTGTTCACGGCCGTCGACTACCTGGTGCACCTCGGCCGGGTCCAGGGCCTCGGCCGGGGGGCGGCGCGGGCCGGGGCGGGGGAGTGGCTGGAACGCTTCGGGGCGGCCGGCCACGCCCGTACGGCCATGGCGGAACTCTCCAAGGGCACCAGCCAGAAGGTCGCCGTCGCCCAGGCCCTGCTGGCCGCCCCGGCGCTCCTGGTCCTCGACGAGGCCTGGACCGGCCTGGACACGGGTGCCCGCGCCGAACTGGACACGGCCGTCCGCGAACGCCTGGCGGCCGGGGCGACGGTCGTCTTCGTCGACCACGACCCCCGACGGCTGACGGGCGAGGCGGACGCGGTGTACGCGGTGGGGGAAGGGCGGGTACGGGTACGGGAAGCCGGGGACGTACAAGCCATCGGCGCGGGCGCGACCGGAGGCGTACGGGCGGCGAGGCGCGGCTCCGACGCACCGGAGGCGAGGCGCGATTGGGCCTCACCGGAGTCGAGGCGCGATTGGGCCTCACCGGAGTCGAGGCGCGATTCCGCCTCACCGGAGGCCGCGTCCCTCCGCCCGCCCGTCCTGATCACCGTCTCCGGTGGCCGCGCGCTCCCCGGGCGTCTGCCCGGCGGCCCTTCGACCGCCCCCGGCCCCGACGGCACCACCGTCCTGACCGTGGACGCGGCCCACTCCGACGCCCTCCTGGGCGTGCTGCTCGCCGCGTCCTGGCACGTCCACCACCTGGGCACCGAAGGCGTACGGGTATGA